The region ATTTGCTGTATTTTTCGCAACCCGTATCTTCAAGGAAGGAACCGGTAACGAAAAAATGCAGGAAATTGCCACCGCGATACAGGAAGGGGCCATGGCATATCTGAACCGTCAATATAAAACAGTAGCTATAGTTGCTGTAATATTGGCTTTTCTGATATATGTATTGCTGGAAGAAAACAGTGGAAAAATTGCTATTGGATTCATAGTAGGAGCTATAAGTTCCGCTGCTGCAGGATATATCGGAATGAATGTATCTGTAAGAGCAAATGTTAGAACAGCAAACGCTGCATCAGAAGGACTGAAAAAAGCTATGCAAGTCGCAGTTCATGGTGGTGCAGTATCAGGTTTTGCGGTAGTAGGTTTGGCTCTGCTTGGTACCAGTGTATTTTACATCATGTTCGGTGATGTGGATCAAATAATCGGATTTGCCTTTGGTGCAAGCCTTATCAGCCTTTTTGCAAGAGTTGGTGGCGGTATATACACCAAAGCCGCTGATGTCGGAGCAGATCTTGTAGGTAAAGTTGAAGCAGGCATCCCTGAAGATGATCCGCGAAACGCTGGTGTAATTGCTGATAATGTAGGAGATAATGTAGGGGATTGTGCTGGTATGGGAGCAGATCTTTTTGAGACATATGTGGTTACTGTAATTGCAGCTATGCTGCTTGGTACCCAGATTCTGCAAGCCTATCCCAACGCAGTGATCTACCCATTAATTCTCGGTGCAGTCGCTGTTTTTGCATCCATCATATCAATTTTCTTCATACGTATAGGAAATGATAATAAGATCATGAAAGCACTCTACAAGGGAGTGGCAGTATCTGCAATTCTTTGTCTTGTTGCATTCTATTTCGTAACAGACATGCTTATAGGTAACATCAATATCTATTATGCAGCTCTTGTAGGTGTGGTCATCATGGTATTGATGGTCCTGGTCACCGAATATTATACTTCAACGAGTTACAGACCGGTTAAAAAGGTAGCAGAGGCTTCTGAAACGGGTGCAGGTACAAATGTAATTTCGGGTCTGGCAATGGGATTTGAAAGTACTGCCCTACCCGTTCTAATTATAGTAAGTGGTATCCTGGGCTCCTTTTTTGTTGCAGGCGGGGCAGCGGACCCGGCAATGGGACTTTACGGAATAGCAATCGCAGCAGCAGCAATGCTTTCCACGACTGGAATGATTGTTACTCTGGATTCCTATGGCCCAATAACCGACAATGCCGGTGGTATTGCCGAAATGGCCGGCCTTCCTTCGGAAATACGTGAAGTTACAGATGCCCTTGATGCAGTTGGTAACACAACAAAAGCTGTAACAAAAGGATATGCAATTGGTTCAGCGGCTCTTGGTGCATTGGCTCTTTTTGCAGATTACAGATACAAGGTAAATCTGGAAATGGGAGAACTTGCTCTTGACAACCCGGTAGTTCTGGCAGGCCTGTTGATAGGTGCTCTGTTGCCGTTCATATTCAGTGCAGTAACAATGCAGGCTGTCGGAAAAGCTGCTTTTGCAGTTATCAATGAAGTCAGGCGTCAGTTCAAAGAGATCCCTGGCATAATGGAAAGTACTTCCAAACCCGAGTATGGGAAATGTGTAGACATTGTAACCGCCACGGCCATTCGAGAAATGGCAATTCCAGGGGTCATTGCTGTAGCCACCCCATTGATTGTAGGTTACGTTCTTGGACCGCTGGCATTGGGAGGTCTTCTTATAGGAATTATCGCATCTGGTTTACTCCTTGCATTAACAATGAATAATGGAGGAGGTGCATGGGATAATGCGAAAAAACTTATCGAAGACGGATTCCATGGTGGAAAAGGTTCCGAAGCTCACAAAGCAGCTGTTGTGGGAGATACCGTAGGAGATCCATTTAAAGACACGGCAGGACCTGCAATAAATCCACTGATAAAAGTGGTAAACGTAGTTGCAATCCTGTTCTCTTCCCTGTTTATCGGGGCAGGAATATTCTGAAGGTCTATTGACCTTCATTTTTCTTTTTTATATATAATAACATAAAACAAAATCGTATAAACTATCCTACAATTATTTACTTAAAAATTATAGAGATTATCCTATTGATAATTACTAATGGGGAAAAGCTGACGGGTTTGAAGGGGGTTTAATATTTGGGGAGTGGGGGTTTAGGAAAAGAAAGACAACCCGTCAGCAACCCCCGTGATGACTACATATTATATATATATTACGGTTTGTAGTAATCCTGCATACTATAACATATCCCCCGCCTGACCAGTTCCATTTCGATTTCTTCAAAAAAAACTCCCCTACCAGCAACATGTTCATGTGTGAAGTTTGACACCCTGCCCACAGGACCGGCTACAGTTGTGAGGTCTGCAGCACAGGAGGGACTTTTTCCCACACCCACAAATTCAATGGAAAAACCCCTGCGATAAAATTCCTCAATCATATCTGCAATGGGGTCGAATAATTGTCTGCAGAATTTCCTGTATGCCGAATGGATTAACTGGTCCCTGGTAATTTCCCGGCGACTTGAACCAAAATATATCAGTTCCGGACAGGGAAGTTGAATTACATTGTTTTTCCCGGGAGAAAACGTTCCAGGTTTTTTAATCCCTGTAAGACGCGACTCAGGGTTGAGAAGACAGTGGGAAACTACCATAATTTTATCATTTTCAGCATCCATTGAATCACCTGTATGAGAATCTTTATACAATAAGAAGCCTTATGGAGACACAGTTGTATCCATAGGGAAACTTCCATATAACTACCACGATATGGTAATCGGGAGATAATATTTAATGGAAAATATAAATACGGTTCTGAGAAAAGGTTTTCAGACCTGGACACACAATCTCAATATTTGCATCCCATTCTTTTTGAACATATTTGCAGGCATATTTGCAATGTTTGCCATTTTCATGGTTACAGTCGTTATATTTATTATGCCTGCAATGCAGGACATTACATCAGACCCCGCAAATATCAACCCCGAAATGGCATTTGAAGTTCTCACAGCCGCCTTTTATGGTAATATGGGATTGTTCATACTCCTGTTTATAGCAGCATTCTTAATATCCATTCTTATAAGTTCCTATTTTTACGGCGGAGCCATAGGAATGGCAAAAAAAGCGCTCAAAGACGGCTCCACCAGTATCAATGAGATGTTTAAATCAGGAAAAAAGAACCTGGTCAACCTCTTCCTTACCAGGTTCATAGTAATGCTGATTATCCTCGCAGGAATAATCTTCGTGGTACCTGGAATACTGGCAATTGGGGATCTGAGCATATTGATGCAAAACCCCGAAGAAGCACTCTCGGGCACATTAATCCTTGTTTTTGGAATATTTATCTGGATATTCTATGCTATCGTGGTAAAGCTGGTCTTTACTTTTGCAGAATATGCACTGGTTGTCGGTGGGCTGGAGCCCCTGGAAGCCCTGGAAGAAGGATTCTCATTTTTCATGGACAATAAACTTGACACAGTCATCCTATGGCTGGTCCTGATTGGCCTGTCAATACTCACAGGAGTGGTCGGGGAAGTCCTGAATTCCATTGAAATACTCAGCACATTCTGGTCCTTTGCCGATTTTGTCCTGTCCTTTGCAGTAATCCAGCCTCTGACAGTACTGTGGTGGACAAGGATGTATTTAAGCGGCAAAAGTACACAATTTTATGATATTGATGACTATCTGAAATTTCAGCGTTAATCAGGTCTTGCCAAGAAGCCGACAGGCCTGACAGACATCAGTAGTGCAGGCCTGTCCGCAAATTGTGCACTTTTTAATTTCCGCCTGAGGAAATTCCTTTGCAAGTATTCCCACCATTTTATCAAAACCCTTCTGGAGTGAATATTTCGTACCAGGATGTCTTTGTTCAAAGTCGTCAAGCATCAGTCTTACTTCATTACGCAAGGCCTCATGCTTGTAAGGACACAGGCTTATATCCACCGGGATATCATTGACCTTTGCATACAATTCCACTTCATTTTCAGGAATCTTGCGTAAAGGTTTTGCACGTAGGACCAAACCCTCGAGTTCTCTTGGCGGAGAGAGACGTATCATCCGCTCCACATCACCCCCCAGGTGGTTCATCATTATCGTCTGGGCTTCATCATCAAGATTATGGCCTGTCACAAGTCGTTTTGCCCCGATATCAAGAGCTATCCTGTTAACCAGGGATTTGCGCAGCACACCACAATAACTGCAGGCACCATGTACCCTTTCCTTTGCTGCCAGTTCATCAAGTGATGTATCGTATTCATCAGCAAAACTATGGATAAGATGCTTTACACCAATATCGGAGGTCAGTTTTCTGGCATACTCTATTGAGCGTTCCCTGTAAACAGAAATACCTTCATCAACTGTAATTGCAACAAGTTCCAGGTCCCTGCGTTTGCCAAAAATCTTGTTCAAAATATACAGGGCCACACAGCTATCCTTACCACCGCTCAAGGCAACTGCAATTTTTTCGTTTTTACCAATATTGTAATTCTTACGAATCGTAAGCTTGACCTTGCGTTCTACATCTTCTGAAAAATGTTTTTTGCACAGGTGCATACCGGAATATGGCTGGTAAATGATAGCTTCATGATTGCATTTCATACACCTGGTTTTGTCTTCGGCCATAGGAGCACATTCAATTTAATCTAGTATAAATACTTACGTCACACATTGGATACAAATAAAAATAATAAACTAATAAAATATTAATATAAACAAAAATATAAATATTGTTATGAATGAATAACGGAACATAATGACAGTTGAAATATCCCTGATACTTTTGTCAATCCTTACAGGATTTCTGCTGGGAATTGTTTCCGGTCTTATCCCGGGCATACATACAAACAATTTCGCCCTGATACTGGTAGGATTGAGCCCCCTTCTTTTGAACCAGGGAATCGAACCTCTTTATGTAGCAATAATTGTATTATCCAACTCCATATCTCATACTTTCCATGATATTATACCTGCCATTTTTCTGGGTGCACCTAACGATGACATGGCCCTTGCAGTCCTGCCCGGGCACAGGTTGCTACTGGATGGATATGGAGCTGAAGCTGTCAGACTTTCTGCCCTTGGAAGTGCAGGTTCTGTTGCCTTTGCCCTCATAATGGCATACCCCCTGGTATTTTTCTTCACAAATTCCTATGATACCATACAGGAGAATATGGCCTGGATACTCATAATCATATCAGCCATACTTATCCTGACCGAGAAAGGAGAATATATCACAGGACAGGGATCACTTGCCTCATTTAGATACAAAGGTTATGCTCTTTGCCTCTTTATCCTGAGCGGATTGCTGGGATATTTTGCATTTGAGATGGAATACTTGGCAACACCAGTCTTAAAATTTGGTGAAACGTCCATTCTGTTACCTATTTTGAGTGGTTTGTTCGGTGCCTCACAACTAGCAATTAGCCTGATGTCAGATTCTCATATCCCTTCTGAAAATATATCCCGCATGCAACTTTCAGTAAAGAGAATATTACGTGGCATAATATCAGGCAGTTTTGCTGGATCAATTGTTGCGTGGCTGCCCGGCATATCAGCTTCAATTGCCACAGTGATTGCAAGACTTACTATTCCAAACGAAATTGACAGGGATGATATTGAAGATGAGATGGATGATTCAAAAGAGTTTATAATATCAATCTCCGGGGTTAATACAGCAAATTCTATTTTCGGCCTTTTTGCCCTGGCTATGATAGATAAAACAAGAAGCGGTGCTATGGTAGCAGTCAACCGTTTACTTGATACTGCAACAATTGAAAGCCGCTCAATAATTCTTTTCCTGATAGCAATAGTTGCAGCAGCCCTGCTATCCTACCTATCTACCATAGCCATTGGAAACAATATTCATCATGTCCTCAAGAAAATAGAATACAGGAAACTCTGTTTTGCTGTCATAGCCGGACTTACTATAATGGTGGCACTCTTTACCGGAGTTTTCGGAATACTTCTTTTTTTGACAGCTACCACAATCGGCATGCTTCCCCCTTTCATGAAAGTCAGGAGGAGTCATCTTATGGGAGTTATTTTGCTGCCTGTTATCCTTTACTTCATTTAAGCATCATGGAAAGACGTAATCATATCCACCATATTGTCCCTGACATTTTTGATAGAATCCAATGCCTCCCCATCCAGGTCAATGGGTGACATACCCTGCAGGTCGGCTTCTATAAAGTCCGGGGAAAAAGGAATCTCGCCAAGTACGGGAATACCGATATCCTCCAGCACAGTGGACATGTCGGCTTCATTGCTCTTGTTAATGACCGCAGCAATATGCTTGATACCGATCTCGTCAGAGAGTTTCTTTATGCGTGATGCGGTTTCAATGGAACGTTTGCCCGGCTCCACAACAATCAGCATCAAATCAATGCCTTTTGTAGTACCCCTGCCCAGATGTTCTATACCGGCTTCCATATCCATTATGACAGCACTGCTGTCCTTGAGCACCACATGTCGCAGCAGGGCGCGCAAAAATGCTGACGCAGGGCACATACAGCCACTCCCACCCCGTTCTACCGTACCCATTACAAGCATTTTTACATTATCCGGACCCACTGCTCCGAATCTTTCAACTACATCATCCACTTTCGGGTTGTATTTGAACATGCCTCCTGTCTGACCCGCACGTTCCTCGATCATTTCCCTGTATTCGGTCAATGGTTTGGGAGGAGAGGTTATACCCAGTGAGGAAGCCAGGTTCATATCCGGGTCCGCATCTATTGCCAGCACATCATACCCGTCCCTGGCCAGTAAACGTGCAATCGTACCTGAGATGGTGGTTTTTCCCACACCGCCTTTGCCTGTAATCGCAACTTTGAACATCTTATATTCACCCTGTTAACGAAATAACGGAAAATCAATATACATCTTAATTAAAGTAGTATCTAAATGTAGCAAACAGGACTTAAATAATTATGATGGATTCCTCTACAGATAAATACCGGTTAATAAGATCGATACTTATTAAGATACTTGTACTTAACCTGGTAGTATCCTTTGCCAAAATAGGCTACGGTTCTTTTACCAACACCTTAAGTATGGAATCCGACGGTTATCATTCCCTTTTTGATGGTATCTCCAACATAATAGGTATTCTCGGAATCCAGATCGCAGCAAGGCCACCTGACCGAAGGCATCCCTACGGACACCAAAAGTATGAATCCCTGGCTTCGGTTTTTATTGCAGTATTGCTGTTCATAGTAGCCGTGGAAATAATCTCCAAATCAGTTGATCGTTTTATTTCACCATCCACACCGGAAATCACCAGCTTAAGTTTTGTTGTAATGCTACTTACCATTGCAGTCAACCTCTTTGTAACAATATACGAGAAAAGAGAAGGAGAGAAACTGAAAAGCGACATCCTGATTGCAGATTCCATGCATACGAGAAGCGACATCTACGTATCCATATCAGTCATCGCAGGCCTGCTTGCTGTAAAAGGTGGATACCCCCTTATCGATCCGGTAATAGCTGTCATTATCTCCCTGTTCATAATCCGTGCGGCGATCAATATTATCAAAAGCAGCAGCAAAACCCTCTGTGATGAATCAAGACTTGATGAAGATATAATATGCAACATAGCTTTTGAAGTTGATGGCGTCATGGAATGCCACAGGATACGCACAAGAGGGACAAAAGGAGAATATTATATCGACCTGCATATAGAGGTGGACCCAAAAATGCCGGTTGATCAGGCACACAGCATATCCCATCAGGTGAGTGATAAAATCAAGCAGTACATAGAGGGTGCAAAAGATGTGGTTGTACATATGGAGCCACATGAAAAGCAGGATTGAAGCAAATTGATAAATAACGGAGTGTGTAACATAATAGCATGGCAGGAAACACGTTTGGCCATTCATTCAGGATAACCACCTGGGGAGAATCCCATGGAAAAGCCCTTGGAGTAGTTGTGGACGGAACTCCTGCGGGGTTGACACTTGATGAAGCGGATATACAGAAGGAACTGGACCGCCGCCGACCGGGACAGAGTAGCGCCGCAACAGCCCGTAAAGAAAAGGACAGTGTAGAAATTCTGTCGGGAGTTTTTGAAGGTATTACAACAGGCACCCCAATATCACTTATTGTTTACAATAAGGATGCAAATTCCAGTTCCTATGACAAATTGCGCGATAAACCCAGACCCGGTCATGCAGATTTCCCATATATGGAAAAATACGGCCACA is a window of Methanohalophilus mahii DSM 5219 DNA encoding:
- a CDS encoding sodium-translocating pyrophosphatase; this encodes MQDIIYLAPLAGIVSLVFAVFFATRIFKEGTGNEKMQEIATAIQEGAMAYLNRQYKTVAIVAVILAFLIYVLLEENSGKIAIGFIVGAISSAAAGYIGMNVSVRANVRTANAASEGLKKAMQVAVHGGAVSGFAVVGLALLGTSVFYIMFGDVDQIIGFAFGASLISLFARVGGGIYTKAADVGADLVGKVEAGIPEDDPRNAGVIADNVGDNVGDCAGMGADLFETYVVTVIAAMLLGTQILQAYPNAVIYPLILGAVAVFASIISIFFIRIGNDNKIMKALYKGVAVSAILCLVAFYFVTDMLIGNINIYYAALVGVVIMVLMVLVTEYYTSTSYRPVKKVAEASETGAGTNVISGLAMGFESTALPVLIIVSGILGSFFVAGGAADPAMGLYGIAIAAAAMLSTTGMIVTLDSYGPITDNAGGIAEMAGLPSEIREVTDALDAVGNTTKAVTKGYAIGSAALGALALFADYRYKVNLEMGELALDNPVVLAGLLIGALLPFIFSAVTMQAVGKAAFAVINEVRRQFKEIPGIMESTSKPEYGKCVDIVTATAIREMAIPGVIAVATPLIVGYVLGPLALGGLLIGIIASGLLLALTMNNGGGAWDNAKKLIEDGFHGGKGSEAHKAAVVGDTVGDPFKDTAGPAINPLIKVVNVVAILFSSLFIGAGIF
- a CDS encoding DUF523 domain-containing protein — its product is MDAENDKIMVVSHCLLNPESRLTGIKKPGTFSPGKNNVIQLPCPELIYFGSSRREITRDQLIHSAYRKFCRQLFDPIADMIEEFYRRGFSIEFVGVGKSPSCAADLTTVAGPVGRVSNFTHEHVAGRGVFFEEIEMELVRRGICYSMQDYYKP
- a CDS encoding DUF7847 domain-containing protein — encoded protein: MENINTVLRKGFQTWTHNLNICIPFFLNIFAGIFAMFAIFMVTVVIFIMPAMQDITSDPANINPEMAFEVLTAAFYGNMGLFILLFIAAFLISILISSYFYGGAIGMAKKALKDGSTSINEMFKSGKKNLVNLFLTRFIVMLIILAGIIFVVPGILAIGDLSILMQNPEEALSGTLILVFGIFIWIFYAIVVKLVFTFAEYALVVGGLEPLEALEEGFSFFMDNKLDTVILWLVLIGLSILTGVVGEVLNSIEILSTFWSFADFVLSFAVIQPLTVLWWTRMYLSGKSTQFYDIDDYLKFQR
- a CDS encoding TIGR00269 family protein codes for the protein MAEDKTRCMKCNHEAIIYQPYSGMHLCKKHFSEDVERKVKLTIRKNYNIGKNEKIAVALSGGKDSCVALYILNKIFGKRRDLELVAITVDEGISVYRERSIEYARKLTSDIGVKHLIHSFADEYDTSLDELAAKERVHGACSYCGVLRKSLVNRIALDIGAKRLVTGHNLDDEAQTIMMNHLGGDVERMIRLSPPRELEGLVLRAKPLRKIPENEVELYAKVNDIPVDISLCPYKHEALRNEVRLMLDDFEQRHPGTKYSLQKGFDKMVGILAKEFPQAEIKKCTICGQACTTDVCQACRLLGKT
- a CDS encoding tripartite tricarboxylate transporter permease, with amino-acid sequence MTVEISLILLSILTGFLLGIVSGLIPGIHTNNFALILVGLSPLLLNQGIEPLYVAIIVLSNSISHTFHDIIPAIFLGAPNDDMALAVLPGHRLLLDGYGAEAVRLSALGSAGSVAFALIMAYPLVFFFTNSYDTIQENMAWILIIISAILILTEKGEYITGQGSLASFRYKGYALCLFILSGLLGYFAFEMEYLATPVLKFGETSILLPILSGLFGASQLAISLMSDSHIPSENISRMQLSVKRILRGIISGSFAGSIVAWLPGISASIATVIARLTIPNEIDRDDIEDEMDDSKEFIISISGVNTANSIFGLFALAMIDKTRSGAMVAVNRLLDTATIESRSIILFLIAIVAAALLSYLSTIAIGNNIHHVLKKIEYRKLCFAVIAGLTIMVALFTGVFGILLFLTATTIGMLPPFMKVRRSHLMGVILLPVILYFI
- a CDS encoding ATP-binding protein, with amino-acid sequence MFKVAITGKGGVGKTTISGTIARLLARDGYDVLAIDADPDMNLASSLGITSPPKPLTEYREMIEERAGQTGGMFKYNPKVDDVVERFGAVGPDNVKMLVMGTVERGGSGCMCPASAFLRALLRHVVLKDSSAVIMDMEAGIEHLGRGTTKGIDLMLIVVEPGKRSIETASRIKKLSDEIGIKHIAAVINKSNEADMSTVLEDIGIPVLGEIPFSPDFIEADLQGMSPIDLDGEALDSIKNVRDNMVDMITSFHDA
- a CDS encoding cation diffusion facilitator family transporter — its product is MMDSSTDKYRLIRSILIKILVLNLVVSFAKIGYGSFTNTLSMESDGYHSLFDGISNIIGILGIQIAARPPDRRHPYGHQKYESLASVFIAVLLFIVAVEIISKSVDRFISPSTPEITSLSFVVMLLTIAVNLFVTIYEKREGEKLKSDILIADSMHTRSDIYVSISVIAGLLAVKGGYPLIDPVIAVIISLFIIRAAINIIKSSSKTLCDESRLDEDIICNIAFEVDGVMECHRIRTRGTKGEYYIDLHIEVDPKMPVDQAHSISHQVSDKIKQYIEGAKDVVVHMEPHEKQD